In Dolichospermum flos-aquae CCAP 1403/13F, the following proteins share a genomic window:
- a CDS encoding universal stress protein, translating to MFNRILVAVDRSEMSVKVFEQALSLAKITSANLMLLHVLSQEEEGSPEALVFPNIDYYPGWNEQSFQLYQEHWEKFKNEGLQMLQSWSDQANKSGVNTEFTQNTGNPGRMICELAIDWNADLIIMGRRGRSGIAEFFLGSVSNYVLHHAPCSVQIVHPPVASKAVNVTSAATTFSN from the coding sequence ATGTTTAACAGAATTTTAGTCGCAGTAGATCGCTCAGAAATGAGCGTAAAAGTTTTTGAACAAGCTTTATCTTTAGCCAAGATCACATCTGCAAATTTAATGTTACTGCACGTTTTATCACAAGAAGAAGAAGGCAGTCCAGAGGCGCTGGTTTTCCCCAATATTGACTACTATCCCGGTTGGAATGAGCAAAGTTTTCAATTATACCAAGAGCATTGGGAAAAATTTAAAAATGAAGGCTTGCAAATGTTACAGTCATGGAGCGACCAAGCTAATAAATCTGGTGTTAATACGGAATTTACGCAAAATACTGGTAATCCAGGACGAATGATTTGTGAATTAGCCATTGACTGGAATGCTGACTTAATTATAATGGGACGACGGGGACGTTCTGGAATAGCGGAATTTTTCCTTGGTAGTGTGAGTAATTATGTTTTACATCATGCACCCTGTTCAGTGCAGATTGTTCATCCTCCTGTTGCTTCTAAAGCGGTAAATGTTACTTCAGCAGCTACTACATTTAGTAACTAA
- the hoxE gene encoding bidirectional hydrogenase complex protein HoxE, with product MKTSVPHSSTHPSGDKRLKILDATIKRHQYQQDALIEILHRASELFGYLELDLLLYISHSLKLPPSRVYGVATFYHLFSLAPKGVHNCVVCTGTACYVKGSTAILTNVEQFTQIHAGETTANGQISLMTARCLGACGIAPAVVFDGAILGNQTPESVCEKVGEWWQNGTK from the coding sequence ATGAAAACATCAGTTCCACATTCTTCAACTCATCCAAGTGGAGACAAGCGTTTAAAGATTTTAGACGCAACTATTAAGCGTCATCAGTATCAACAAGATGCACTCATTGAAATTCTGCATCGGGCTTCTGAACTATTTGGTTATTTAGAACTGGATTTATTGCTTTACATTTCCCATAGTCTCAAGTTACCACCGAGTCGGGTTTATGGGGTAGCTACCTTCTATCATTTGTTTTCCCTAGCACCGAAAGGGGTTCATAATTGTGTGGTTTGTACGGGTACAGCTTGTTATGTTAAAGGCTCAACGGCGATCTTAACAAATGTGGAACAGTTTACGCAAATTCACGCAGGAGAAACTACTGCAAATGGTCAAATTTCTTTGATGACGGCTAGATGTTTGGGGGCTTGTGGAATTGCCCCTGCGGTAGTGTTTGATGGTGCTATTTTAGGTAATCAAACTCCAGAATCGGTTTGCGAAAAAGTGGGAGAATGGTGGCAAAATGGAACTAAATGA